From one Acidobacteriota bacterium genomic stretch:
- a CDS encoding 3-isopropylmalate dehydratase — protein sequence MSGEKPAVRLGGRILYLTEDAGLVRRQLSGEDLAWDANDASHALRDQISTDEITPGWVCFHHDEALGRFAYLGVTCAEGDARVTPFGEGAVRAGGFAVSVAGRRRGKGSSREQAPYAERAAGIRLLVAESFERIYRQNAINLGMLVTTDFSILARVRRGEEIPLSFFTDGEDAVTRGIVEAGGLLAYTRARLAGGAVPPPFGRAARPMTLAEKILARHAGVPAVAPGDAGFVRTDWRFSHEYVTPMAANAFEAELGSAARVTDPESVLLFRDHLALLGEVMPEERRRRGLLALADGLAARQEEFARAQGLKLHGAGDGICHSLMLERYARPGQVVVGSDSHTTHAGALGALAFGIGTSEVAAAWLSRDVRVAVPATIRVELTGALPAGVAAKDVMLTLLAHPAVRSGGAIGKALEYGGDAVRAMSVDERATLTNMAAEAGAFAGIVAPDDATARFLAERRGLPLDDARRACEGLAPDPGAAYDSILTLDVSALAPLVALPGDPGNGVRIADLARDVPIDIAYGGSCTAGKREDMEMLAAVLADGLARGRRVASGVRFYVQFGSRDVREWCREKGYLDLFARAGAVTIEPGCGACIAAGPGVSTRPDEVTVSAINRNFPGRSGPGSVYLASPYVVAASALAGRITAWTPGA from the coding sequence ATGTCCGGCGAGAAGCCTGCCGTGCGCCTCGGCGGCCGCATCCTCTACCTGACCGAAGACGCGGGCCTCGTGCGCCGGCAGCTCTCGGGCGAGGACCTCGCCTGGGACGCGAACGACGCCTCCCACGCCCTCCGGGACCAGATCTCGACGGACGAGATCACGCCGGGATGGGTCTGCTTCCACCACGACGAAGCGCTCGGCCGTTTCGCGTACCTCGGGGTCACGTGCGCCGAGGGCGACGCGCGCGTGACGCCGTTCGGCGAAGGCGCGGTGCGTGCCGGCGGCTTTGCCGTTTCGGTCGCCGGGCGCCGGCGCGGCAAGGGCTCTTCGCGCGAGCAGGCGCCTTACGCCGAGCGCGCGGCCGGCATCCGCCTCCTCGTCGCGGAGAGCTTCGAGCGCATCTACCGCCAGAATGCGATCAACCTCGGGATGCTCGTCACGACGGACTTCTCGATCCTCGCGAGGGTCCGGCGGGGTGAGGAGATTCCGCTCTCGTTCTTCACGGACGGCGAGGACGCCGTGACGCGAGGCATCGTCGAGGCGGGCGGGCTCCTCGCGTACACGCGCGCCCGCCTCGCGGGAGGGGCCGTGCCGCCTCCGTTCGGGCGGGCGGCGCGCCCGATGACGCTCGCCGAGAAGATCCTCGCCCGGCACGCCGGAGTTCCCGCGGTTGCGCCCGGCGACGCGGGCTTCGTCCGGACGGACTGGCGGTTCTCGCACGAGTACGTCACGCCGATGGCGGCGAACGCATTCGAGGCCGAGCTCGGGTCCGCCGCGCGCGTCACGGACCCGGAGAGCGTCCTCCTCTTTCGCGACCACCTCGCGCTCCTCGGAGAGGTCATGCCGGAGGAGCGGCGCCGGCGCGGCCTCCTCGCGCTCGCGGACGGCCTCGCGGCGCGCCAGGAGGAGTTCGCCCGCGCGCAGGGCCTGAAGCTCCACGGCGCGGGCGACGGGATCTGCCACTCCCTGATGCTCGAGCGCTACGCCCGGCCCGGGCAGGTCGTGGTCGGCTCCGATTCGCACACGACGCACGCGGGCGCGCTCGGCGCTCTCGCGTTCGGGATCGGGACCTCGGAAGTCGCGGCCGCGTGGCTCTCGCGCGACGTGCGCGTGGCGGTCCCGGCGACGATCCGCGTGGAATTGACGGGCGCGCTGCCGGCCGGCGTCGCGGCCAAGGACGTCATGCTCACGCTTCTCGCGCACCCGGCCGTCCGGAGCGGTGGCGCGATCGGGAAGGCCCTCGAGTACGGCGGCGACGCGGTGCGCGCGATGTCCGTCGACGAGCGCGCCACGCTGACGAACATGGCGGCCGAGGCCGGCGCGTTCGCGGGGATCGTCGCGCCCGACGACGCGACGGCGCGGTTCCTGGCCGAACGGCGGGGTCTTCCGCTCGACGACGCGCGCCGCGCCTGCGAAGGGCTCGCCCCCGATCCCGGCGCCGCTTACGACTCGATCCTCACGCTCGACGTCTCGGCGCTCGCCCCCCTCGTCGCCCTGCCGGGAGACCCGGGCAACGGCGTCCGGATCGCCGATCTCGCCCGGGACGTCCCGATCGACATCGCCTACGGGGGGTCTTGCACGGCCGGAAAGCGGGAGGACATGGAGATGCTCGCCGCCGTCCTCGCCGACGGCCTCGCGCGAGGCCGCCGCGTGGCGTCCGGCGTGCGGTTCTACGTCCAGTTCGGGAGCCGCGACGTGCGCGAATGGTGCCGGGAGAAAGGTTACCTCGACCTTTTCGCGCGCGCGGGAGCCGTCACGATCGAGCCGGGCTGCGGCGCCTGCATCGCGGCGGGTCCGGGCGTGTCGACGCGGCCGGACGAGGTGACCGTCAGCGCGATCAACCGCAACTTCCCGGGCCGGAGCGGGCCGGGGTCCGTTTACCTCGCGAGCCCGTATGTCGTCGCGGCGTCGGCTCTCGCGGGTAGGATTACGGCGTGGACACCCGGCGCCTGA
- a CDS encoding ABC transporter permease, with the protein MVSLSEVLRQLLRDVRSQKLRTFLTVFGIVWGTVAVTLLLAFGTGLKKQLIKNTAGLGDRICIAWPGLTSVPYQGLGKGRRIRLVEEDVDAIRREAEGLSGVSSEYQTSMKLHLDLKTWPVDVSGVSPEFGRMRNLIPDAGGRFIDPMDMAEQRRVVFLGDKLAKNVFGKPEDAVGKTVMLGSSPFLVIGVLKPKTQDSSYSGRDNDKASIPGTTYRALTGEKYVNNVIYQATSAFDTEPLSARVLEILGKRKKFDPKDKEALSVWDTTGQFKFFDTFMLAFTGFLGVVGSLTLVVGGIGVSNIMNVVVEERTKEIGIKMALGAKQRFILGQFLLETLLVTGIGGAIGLALSLGLCAVFPRFGLTEYVGVPEVSPFVAAITIGILGAIGFVAGWFPAREASRLDPVVAMKL; encoded by the coding sequence GTGGTCTCCCTCTCCGAGGTCCTCCGGCAGCTGCTGAGGGACGTGCGCAGCCAGAAGCTGCGAACGTTCCTGACGGTGTTCGGCATCGTCTGGGGGACCGTGGCCGTGACGCTGCTCCTCGCGTTCGGCACGGGGTTGAAGAAGCAGCTGATCAAGAACACCGCGGGATTGGGGGACCGGATCTGCATCGCGTGGCCGGGCCTCACGTCGGTCCCGTACCAGGGCCTCGGCAAGGGCCGGAGGATCCGCCTCGTCGAGGAGGACGTCGATGCGATCCGCCGGGAGGCCGAAGGGCTCTCCGGCGTCTCGAGCGAGTACCAGACGTCCATGAAGCTCCACCTCGACCTCAAGACGTGGCCCGTGGACGTCTCGGGCGTCTCGCCGGAGTTCGGCCGGATGCGCAACCTGATCCCGGACGCCGGCGGCCGGTTCATCGACCCCATGGACATGGCCGAGCAGCGCCGCGTCGTCTTCCTCGGCGACAAGCTCGCGAAGAACGTCTTCGGCAAGCCTGAAGACGCGGTCGGGAAGACCGTCATGCTCGGCAGCTCGCCCTTCCTCGTGATCGGCGTCCTGAAGCCGAAGACCCAGGACTCGAGCTACAGCGGGCGCGACAACGACAAGGCCTCGATCCCGGGCACGACGTACCGCGCGCTCACGGGCGAGAAGTACGTGAACAACGTGATCTACCAGGCGACGTCCGCCTTCGACACGGAGCCCCTGTCGGCGCGCGTCCTCGAGATCCTCGGCAAGCGCAAGAAGTTCGACCCGAAGGACAAGGAAGCGCTGTCCGTGTGGGACACCACGGGGCAGTTCAAGTTCTTCGACACGTTCATGCTCGCCTTCACGGGATTCCTCGGCGTCGTCGGCTCGCTGACGCTCGTCGTCGGCGGCATCGGCGTCTCGAACATCATGAACGTCGTCGTCGAGGAGCGGACGAAGGAGATCGGGATCAAGATGGCGCTCGGAGCGAAGCAGCGCTTCATCCTCGGGCAGTTCCTCCTCGAGACGCTCCTCGTGACCGGGATCGGCGGCGCGATCGGACTCGCGCTGTCGCTCGGGCTCTGCGCCGTGTTTCCGCGCTTCGGGCTCACGGAGTACGTCGGCGTCCCCGAAGTGTCACCGTTCGTCGCGGCGATCACGATCGGGATCCTCGGGGCAATTGGCTTCGTCGCCGGGTGGTTCCCGGCCCGGGAGGCGTCGCGGCTGGATCCGGTCGTGGCGATGAAGCTCTGA
- a CDS encoding ATP-dependent helicase, which produces MTDGPPATRRYVLKRTVAKSYRVDYARELNEEQKAVVFAPDGPTLVVAGAGSGKTRTLVYRVSRLIEDGADPASLLLLTFTNRAAREMKRRVEALIGADLVRATAGTFHSVGARLLRPHAELLGFKPNFTILDSEDTKDLLESATSDIGVPVTERRFPKGDLLRAIVSLCVNTGRKLDDVITEEHPHFLPQIDAIRTVVHRYLERKVLANGMDYDDLLLNWKRLMLERPEIRRSFGLRFKHVLVDEYQDVNHLQADLVDMVVQDVEKPNVMVVGDDAQSIYSFRGADFEALLGFPDRHPGTSVFPLETNYRSTPEILRLADASIAGNTRRFEKTLKPVRPSGVPVAVVGASDVSQQAEFVAQRVLELRDEGTPLNEIAVLYRAHHQALELQIELTRRGIPYEIRSGMRFFEQQHVKDVLAYLRLLVNPKEETSFKRLLKLLPKVGERTAATLWTAVGDLPDPVAAFCRTDFRKAPAGAQGGLKKLAATLESLRKPSLRSAPAEAIRYVVDEGGYAHVAKSKFDNHQARLDDLEALAQFALPYDGVESFLEEVTLFGEPTGETTIAGEKEDERLVLSSVHQAKGLEWRAVFVIGLIEDRFPNVRAARTAPGLEEERRLFYVAATRAKDELFLVHPLAAFDRYGIVVVTEASRFLRELADDLFERWVLEPGPALPMVPGAPPAPRLAEADDPTVEDDPEDVVN; this is translated from the coding sequence GTGACGGACGGCCCGCCCGCGACCCGCAGGTACGTGCTCAAGCGCACGGTTGCGAAGAGCTACCGCGTGGATTACGCGCGCGAGCTGAACGAGGAGCAGAAGGCCGTCGTCTTCGCGCCGGACGGCCCGACGCTCGTCGTGGCGGGCGCCGGCTCGGGCAAGACGCGCACGCTCGTCTACCGCGTCTCGCGCCTCATCGAGGACGGCGCAGACCCCGCGTCGCTCCTCCTCCTGACGTTCACGAACCGCGCCGCGCGCGAGATGAAGCGGCGCGTCGAGGCCCTCATCGGCGCGGACCTCGTGCGCGCGACCGCGGGGACGTTTCACTCGGTGGGCGCGCGCCTCCTGCGCCCGCACGCCGAGCTTCTCGGCTTCAAGCCGAACTTCACGATCCTCGACTCGGAGGACACGAAAGACCTCCTCGAGTCCGCGACGTCCGACATCGGCGTTCCCGTCACGGAGCGCCGCTTCCCGAAGGGCGACCTCCTGCGCGCGATCGTGTCCCTGTGCGTGAACACGGGGCGGAAGCTCGACGACGTCATCACGGAGGAGCACCCGCACTTTCTCCCGCAGATCGATGCGATCCGGACGGTCGTGCACCGCTATCTCGAGCGGAAAGTCCTCGCGAACGGGATGGACTACGACGACCTCCTCCTGAACTGGAAGCGGCTCATGCTCGAGCGCCCCGAGATCCGGCGCTCCTTCGGGCTGAGGTTCAAACACGTCCTCGTCGACGAGTACCAGGACGTGAACCATCTGCAGGCCGACCTCGTGGACATGGTCGTTCAGGACGTCGAGAAGCCGAACGTGATGGTCGTGGGCGACGACGCGCAGTCCATCTACTCGTTCCGGGGCGCCGACTTCGAGGCCCTCCTGGGCTTCCCGGACCGCCATCCGGGGACGTCCGTGTTCCCGCTCGAGACGAACTACCGTTCGACGCCCGAGATCCTGCGCCTCGCGGACGCGTCGATCGCCGGGAACACGCGGCGCTTCGAAAAGACGCTCAAGCCCGTGCGCCCGTCCGGCGTGCCCGTCGCCGTCGTCGGCGCGTCGGACGTCTCGCAACAGGCCGAGTTCGTCGCGCAGCGCGTCCTCGAGCTGCGCGACGAAGGGACGCCGCTGAACGAGATCGCCGTCCTGTACCGCGCGCACCACCAGGCCCTCGAGCTCCAGATCGAGCTCACGCGCCGGGGCATTCCGTACGAGATCCGCTCTGGTATGCGCTTCTTCGAGCAGCAGCACGTGAAGGACGTCCTCGCGTACCTGCGCCTGCTCGTGAACCCGAAGGAGGAGACGTCCTTCAAGCGGCTCCTCAAGCTCCTCCCGAAGGTGGGCGAGCGCACGGCCGCGACGCTCTGGACGGCCGTGGGCGACCTGCCCGACCCCGTCGCCGCGTTCTGCCGGACGGACTTCCGGAAGGCGCCGGCGGGCGCGCAGGGCGGCCTGAAGAAGCTCGCCGCGACGCTGGAATCACTGCGAAAGCCCTCGCTCCGGAGCGCTCCGGCCGAGGCGATCCGGTACGTGGTGGACGAAGGCGGCTACGCCCACGTCGCGAAGTCGAAGTTCGACAACCACCAGGCGCGCCTCGACGATCTCGAGGCACTGGCCCAGTTCGCGCTGCCGTACGACGGCGTCGAGAGCTTCCTCGAGGAGGTCACGCTCTTCGGCGAGCCGACGGGCGAGACGACGATCGCTGGGGAAAAGGAAGACGAGCGCCTCGTCCTTTCGTCCGTCCACCAGGCCAAGGGCCTCGAATGGCGGGCCGTCTTCGTCATCGGGCTCATCGAGGACCGATTTCCGAACGTCCGCGCGGCCCGGACGGCCCCGGGGCTCGAGGAGGAGCGCCGCCTCTTCTACGTGGCGGCGACGCGCGCGAAGGACGAGCTCTTCCTCGTCCACCCGCTCGCCGCGTTCGACCGGTACGGCATCGTCGTCGTGACGGAGGCGAGCCGGTTCCTGCGCGAGCTCGCGGACGACCTCTTCGAGCGGTGGGTCCTCGAGCCCGGGCCCGCGCTCCCGATGGTGCCGGGCGCGCCGCCCGCCCCGCGCCTCGCGGAGGCGGACGATCCGACCGTGGAGGACGATCCCGAGGACGTGGTGAACTGA
- a CDS encoding ABC transporter ATP-binding protein, which produces MPRDVRTAAPPTDDIVAMDDIRKVYDTGKVKVEALKGVSFTIRKGEFVAIVGPSGSGKSTLMNLLGCLDTPTSGSYRLAGEPVAGLSRDALADVRNRRVGFVFQNFNLLPQISALENVEMPMLFGGVPPNERRARAAELLTKVGLGDRLEHRPTELSGGQMQRVAVARALAMKPDMLLADEPTGNLDSTSGGDIMGLFTELWTGGGTLVVITHDMSLARRAGRVIEVHDGRILKDSAAEAA; this is translated from the coding sequence ATGCCCCGCGACGTGAGGACCGCCGCCCCGCCGACCGACGACATCGTTGCCATGGACGACATCCGCAAGGTGTACGACACCGGCAAGGTGAAGGTCGAGGCCCTCAAGGGCGTGAGCTTCACGATCCGGAAGGGCGAGTTCGTGGCCATCGTCGGGCCGTCGGGCTCGGGCAAGTCCACGCTCATGAACCTCCTCGGCTGCCTCGACACGCCCACGAGCGGGTCGTACCGCCTCGCGGGGGAGCCGGTCGCGGGCCTCTCGCGCGACGCGCTCGCCGACGTGAGGAACCGCCGCGTCGGGTTCGTCTTCCAGAACTTCAACCTCCTGCCGCAGATCTCGGCGCTCGAGAACGTGGAGATGCCGATGCTGTTCGGCGGCGTTCCCCCGAATGAGCGCCGCGCGCGCGCGGCCGAGCTCCTGACGAAGGTCGGCCTCGGCGACCGCCTCGAGCACAGGCCCACGGAGCTGTCCGGCGGCCAGATGCAGCGCGTCGCCGTCGCGCGGGCCCTCGCGATGAAGCCCGACATGCTCCTCGCGGACGAGCCCACCGGGAACCTCGACTCGACGTCCGGCGGGGACATCATGGGCCTCTTCACGGAGCTCTGGACGGGTGGCGGCACGCTCGTCGTCATCACGCACGACATGAGCCTCGCCCGCCGCGCCGGCCGCGTCATCGAGGTCCACGACGGGCGGATCCTGAAGGACTCGGCGGCGGAAGCCGCCTGA
- a CDS encoding ABC transporter permease: MRTPAVVLTLFAQSSRLSKKRAFLTIAAIAWGTVAILLLLSFGEGLKRQMDRNRRSTGENLAVMWPNETSKPWKGMPPGRDIRLTTDDVSFVAERMPELPAVIGEVTSWRTALTYGRKTVNGRVLGTNVVYGEARKHYPVAGGRWLTPGDEAEKRRVIFLGDEMAKDIFGKDDPVGKTLLVNNSPFTVIGVMQHKTQMGVYGGPDEKHAVIPWTTFKALFGRDRLNVLVIQSRTPEEMAPALARLNEILGAKYGYDPTDERALSTWNIVKTSKQGQNMIIGIQIFLGLIGALTLLIGGVGVANIMYAVVKERTREIGVKMALGAKARWITWPFVLEGLVYTLVGGVAGMTIATLLVTGLGLIPDGSNRVLAFLGRPTLSPVIAATTAGILGAIGLMAGYFPARRAAAIDPAATLRYE, translated from the coding sequence ATGCGGACGCCCGCCGTCGTCCTGACCCTCTTCGCACAGTCCTCGCGGCTGTCGAAGAAACGCGCGTTTCTCACGATCGCTGCAATCGCGTGGGGGACCGTCGCGATCCTTCTCCTCCTCTCCTTCGGCGAGGGCCTCAAACGCCAGATGGACCGCAACCGCCGCTCCACGGGCGAGAACCTCGCCGTCATGTGGCCGAACGAGACGTCGAAGCCCTGGAAGGGCATGCCTCCCGGCCGCGACATCCGCCTCACGACGGACGACGTCTCGTTCGTGGCGGAACGCATGCCCGAGCTCCCTGCCGTCATCGGCGAGGTCACGTCCTGGCGCACGGCGCTCACGTACGGGCGCAAGACCGTGAACGGCCGCGTCCTCGGCACCAACGTCGTCTACGGCGAGGCGCGCAAGCACTACCCCGTGGCGGGCGGCCGCTGGCTGACGCCCGGGGACGAGGCCGAGAAGCGCCGCGTGATCTTCCTCGGCGACGAGATGGCGAAGGACATCTTCGGAAAGGACGACCCTGTCGGGAAGACGCTCCTCGTGAACAATTCGCCGTTCACGGTCATCGGCGTCATGCAGCACAAGACGCAGATGGGCGTCTACGGCGGGCCGGACGAGAAGCACGCCGTGATCCCGTGGACGACGTTCAAGGCGCTCTTCGGGCGCGACCGGCTGAACGTCCTCGTGATCCAGTCGCGGACGCCCGAGGAGATGGCACCCGCGCTCGCCCGCCTGAACGAGATCCTCGGCGCCAAGTACGGCTACGACCCGACGGACGAGCGCGCGCTCTCCACGTGGAACATCGTCAAGACGTCGAAGCAGGGCCAGAACATGATCATCGGGATCCAGATCTTCCTCGGCCTGATCGGCGCGCTGACTCTCCTCATCGGTGGCGTCGGCGTCGCGAACATCATGTACGCCGTCGTGAAGGAGCGGACGCGCGAGATCGGCGTGAAGATGGCCCTCGGCGCGAAGGCGCGCTGGATCACGTGGCCCTTCGTCCTCGAGGGGCTCGTCTACACGCTCGTGGGCGGGGTCGCGGGGATGACGATCGCGACCCTCCTCGTGACCGGCCTCGGCCTCATCCCGGACGGCTCGAACCGCGTTCTCGCGTTCCTGGGCCGTCCGACGCTTTCGCCGGTCATCGCCGCGACCACCGCCGGGATCCTCGGCGCGATCGGCCTCATGGCCGGCTACTTCCCGGCCCGCCGCGCGGCGGCCATCGACCCTGCCGCCACCCTGCGCTACGAATGA
- a CDS encoding efflux RND transporter periplasmic adaptor subunit, with protein MAKILKILLGLTLLAGAATGVYAYSRGARKADGGMKLVDAQLGSITEKAVAVGQIQPRQKFSVKSKISGIVRVCRVQVGDRVKAGDPLFEIGPDPTPLELTGVDRAVESAKATFQRAQLEFDRAEELFRQGITAKSDVDQKRESFELAKVALNKAEQDRDLTRKGSLAKTATTGLESIIRAPAAGTILTRLVNPGDPIVPLTSYQPGTEMATIADMSDLIFKGTVDEIDVGKLHVNLPARIKVGALPTDVVTGKVSRIAPQAQQKEGATLFDVEIELDANTKITLRAGYSANADLIIREKKDILTIPERLVVWEDGGKKSFVEVPDEKAKGSKVEPKKIEVKLGISDGMNVEVISGLAKGDKVVQRPPKEIS; from the coding sequence ATGGCCAAGATCCTGAAGATTCTGCTCGGGTTGACCCTTCTGGCCGGGGCGGCCACCGGCGTCTACGCCTACAGCCGGGGCGCCAGGAAGGCCGACGGCGGCATGAAGCTCGTCGATGCGCAGCTCGGGTCGATAACCGAGAAGGCCGTTGCCGTCGGGCAGATCCAGCCCCGCCAGAAGTTCTCGGTCAAGTCCAAGATCTCGGGCATCGTTCGGGTCTGCCGCGTCCAGGTCGGCGATCGGGTGAAAGCCGGCGACCCGCTCTTCGAGATCGGGCCCGACCCGACGCCGCTCGAGCTGACCGGCGTGGATCGCGCCGTCGAATCCGCGAAAGCGACCTTCCAGCGCGCACAGCTCGAATTCGACCGGGCCGAGGAGCTGTTCCGGCAGGGGATCACGGCGAAGTCGGACGTGGACCAGAAGCGCGAGAGTTTCGAGCTCGCGAAGGTGGCGCTGAACAAGGCCGAGCAGGACCGCGACCTGACGCGCAAGGGCAGCCTCGCGAAGACGGCCACGACGGGGCTCGAGTCGATCATCCGTGCGCCGGCCGCCGGGACGATCCTGACCCGCCTCGTGAACCCGGGCGACCCCATCGTCCCGCTCACGTCCTACCAGCCGGGCACGGAGATGGCGACGATCGCGGACATGAGCGATCTGATCTTCAAGGGCACGGTCGACGAGATCGACGTCGGCAAGCTTCACGTGAATCTCCCGGCCCGCATCAAGGTCGGGGCGCTCCCGACGGACGTCGTGACGGGCAAGGTCTCCCGCATCGCCCCGCAGGCCCAGCAGAAGGAAGGCGCGACGCTGTTCGACGTCGAGATCGAGCTCGACGCAAACACGAAGATCACGCTCCGCGCGGGGTATTCGGCGAACGCCGACCTCATCATTCGCGAGAAGAAGGACATCCTCACGATCCCCGAACGCCTCGTCGTGTGGGAAGACGGCGGCAAGAAGAGCTTCGTCGAGGTCCCGGACGAGAAGGCCAAGGGCAGCAAGGTCGAGCCGAAGAAGATCGAGGTCAAGCTCGGCATCTCGGACGGCATGAACGTGGAAGTGATCTCCGGTCTCGCGAAGGGCGACAAGGTCGTGCAGAGACCCCCGAAGGAGATCTCCTGA
- a CDS encoding PhoH family protein — MPLTLPEAGLGALFGVHDENLRLLEDAFGVEIAARGREVSVSGDPDGTALAARLLSDFAKLIERGYVPKKPDLEAAIRILREEPGTSLVDFFENRSVGPALRQVVSPRNVRQQEYLQAVLEHDIVFAIGPAGTGKTYLAVAMAAAALLEKKVKRIVLCRPAVEAGEKLGFLPGDLAEKVNPYLRPLHDALYDILGYEKVGRMLERNIIEVAPLAFMRGRTLNDAFVILDEAQNTTSEQMKMFLTRMGFGSRAVVTGDVTQIDLPQGKISGLKEADRVLAGVDGVKFIRFDQRDVVRHRIVQSVVTAYEAFEKQKADAADAAAANGNGNGNGNGNGHRE, encoded by the coding sequence ATTCCTCTCACCCTTCCCGAGGCCGGGCTCGGCGCGCTCTTCGGTGTCCACGACGAAAACCTGAGGCTTCTCGAAGACGCTTTCGGCGTCGAGATCGCCGCGCGCGGGCGGGAAGTCTCCGTCTCCGGCGATCCCGACGGCACGGCCCTCGCCGCCCGCCTCCTCTCCGACTTCGCGAAGCTCATCGAGCGCGGCTATGTCCCGAAGAAGCCCGACCTCGAGGCCGCGATCCGCATCCTGCGCGAGGAGCCGGGGACGTCGCTCGTCGACTTCTTCGAGAACCGGTCCGTCGGCCCGGCGCTCCGCCAGGTCGTCTCGCCGCGCAATGTCCGCCAGCAGGAGTACCTGCAGGCCGTCCTCGAGCACGACATCGTGTTCGCGATCGGGCCCGCGGGCACGGGCAAGACGTACCTTGCCGTCGCGATGGCGGCGGCCGCCCTCCTCGAGAAGAAGGTCAAGCGCATCGTCCTCTGCCGCCCCGCGGTCGAGGCGGGCGAGAAGCTCGGATTCCTCCCCGGCGACCTCGCCGAGAAGGTGAACCCGTACCTTCGGCCGCTGCACGACGCGCTCTACGACATCCTCGGCTACGAAAAGGTCGGGCGGATGCTCGAGCGGAACATCATCGAGGTGGCGCCGCTCGCGTTCATGCGCGGCCGCACGCTGAACGACGCGTTCGTGATCCTCGACGAGGCCCAGAACACGACGTCCGAGCAGATGAAGATGTTCCTGACCCGCATGGGCTTCGGGAGCCGGGCCGTCGTGACGGGCGACGTCACGCAGATCGACCTCCCGCAGGGGAAGATCTCGGGCCTGAAGGAAGCCGACCGCGTCCTCGCCGGCGTCGACGGCGTCAAGTTCATCCGCTTCGACCAGCGCGACGTCGTCCGCCACCGCATCGTCCAGTCCGTCGTGACCGCCTACGAGGCCTTCGAGAAGCAGAAGGCCGACGCGGCCGACGCGGCCGCCGCGAACGGAAACGGGAACGGCAACGGCAACGGCAACGGCCATCGCGAGTAG
- the ybeY gene encoding rRNA maturation RNase YbeY — translation MKRARAQSRAGGAIGAVDVLCTVAGAPPAARVSAWTRALLSKAGAKRASLSILLCGDARMRTLNRTWRRKDRSTDVLSFPSLEESSSSSSSSSSFLGDLVIDVPYAGRQARLRGHAVSREVQILLAHGLLHLLGYDHEKDDGRMFRLQRRLILAAFGDGPDGVP, via the coding sequence GTGAAGAGAGCAAGAGCGCAATCGCGGGCGGGCGGAGCCATCGGCGCCGTCGATGTCCTTTGCACCGTCGCCGGCGCGCCGCCCGCGGCCCGGGTGAGCGCCTGGACCCGCGCCCTCCTTTCGAAGGCGGGCGCGAAGCGCGCCTCTCTCTCGATCCTCCTGTGCGGCGACGCGCGCATGCGGACGCTGAACAGGACGTGGCGCCGCAAGGACCGCTCGACCGACGTCCTCTCTTTCCCATCACTCGAAGAATCTTCTTCTTCTTCTTCTTCTTCTTCTTCCTTCCTCGGCGACCTCGTGATCGACGTCCCGTACGCGGGCCGGCAGGCGCGCCTGCGGGGGCATGCGGTTTCCCGCGAGGTCCAGATTCTCCTCGCCCACGGCCTCCTGCACCTTCTCGGATACGATCACGAGAAGGACGACGGCAGGATGTTCCGACTCCAGAGACGTCTCATCCTCGCGGCCTTCGGCGACGGGCCGGACGGTGTGCCGTGA